The DNA window TGTCCGGGCACCCACACTTCTTCGGACGCAACGACCGGGGCGGCGGTGTTCACCCGGCGGCGCCCGCTGGCCACTCGGCTGGTGATCAACCAGCAGCTGACCGCGGCGGGCTCGGCCAAGGACGTGCGCGGCTTCGAGTTCGCGCTCGACGACGGCTGCGCCTACTCCGTCGGCGACGCGCTGGGCGTGTGGCCGCGCAACGACGAGGCGGTGGTCGCCGAGTGGTTGACGGTCACCGGGCTCGACGCCGAGGCCACCGTCACCCTCGATGACCGGCGGGCCATGACGCTGCGCACCGCGGCCACCGAGTGTCTGGACATCGTGCGAATCACCCCGCAGCTGCTGCGGTTTGTGGCCGAGCGCCATTCCAGCCGGGAACTACACACCCTGCTGCGCCCGGACAACAAGATCAGCCTGGCGCAGTGGTTGTGGGGCCGACAGGCCATGGACCTGCTCGCCGAGTTCACGGTGCGCGCCGACCTGGAGGAGTGGCTGGGTGTGCTCAAGCCGTTGACGCCCCGGCTGTACTCGATCTCCTCCAGCCCGCTGGTGGCGCCCGAGCGGGTGGCGCTGACCGTGTCCGCCGTGCGCTACCAATACTCCGGACGCACTCGCCACGGCGTCTGCTCGACGTTCCTGGCGGACCGGAGCCAGGAACGCCCGGTGCAGGTATTTCTGCAGCGCTCGCCGAACTTCCGCCCGCCGACGGTCGGCGACGCTGCGATGATCATGATCGGGCCGGGCACCGGGGTGGCCCCGTTTCGCGGCTTCCTGCAGGAGCGTCGGGCACTCGGGCACACCGGGCGCAACTGGTTGTTCTTCGGCGAGCAGCGCTCGGCCACCGACTTCTACTACCGCGACGAATTACGGGCCGCGCACGCCGACGGCCTGCTGACCAGGCTGTCCCTGGCCTTCTCCCGCGACCAACGGCAGAAGGTCTACGTGCAGGACCTGATCCGCGCGGCCGGCGCCGAGTTGTGGCGATGGCTGGCCGACGGCGCTTCCGTCTACGTGTGTGGGGATGCCACCCGGATGGCCAAGGACGTGCACCTCGCTTTGCTGGACATCGCCCGCGACCACGGCCGGCTGGGCGATGGCGCCGAGGACTGGCTGTCCGGGTTGGTGGCCACCAAGCGATACCGGCGCGACGTCTACTAGACGCCGCCCGCCGCGAGCTTCTCCTTGACCGTGGAGGCGTACTCGTTCACGTACTCCTGGCCGGACAGTTTCTGGATCTCTTTCATGATGTCGTCGGTCACCTCGCGAAACAGCAACGCGTCGCGTTTGCGGCCCGCGTAGCGCTCCAGGTCCATCGGCGGGCCGAACCGCACCGACACCGGCGCGATGCGCGGGATGCGCCGACCCGGCGGCTGCACCACGTCGGTGCCGATCACCGCGCAGGGCAGCAGCGGCGCGCGGGACTGCAGCCAGAGCCGAGCCACGCCCACCCGACCGCGGTAGAGCCGCCCGTCCGGCGACCTGGTGCCCTCCGGGTAGATGCCGAGCAGGTTGGCCTCGGCGAGCACAGTCACCGCGGTCTGGATGGCGGCCAGACCCGCGCGGCCGCTGGATCGGTCCACCGGCTTCTGCCCGACAGCGTTGAAGAACCCGGCGGTCAACCGACCTGCCAGGCCCTTGCGGTTGAAGTAGTCGGCCTTCGCCAGGTAGATGACCTTGCGGTCGATCACCAGCGGCACGAAAAAGTGGTCGGAGAACGAGACGTGGTTGCCCGCCAGGATGCCGGGTCCGCTGGTCGGCACGTACTCCAGACCTTCGACAACCGGGCGGTAGGCGACGTTGAGCACAGGCCCGAGGGTGACCTTCATACCCCGGTAGAGCACCGTCACCTCCTCCCCCGGCTCCCCCGCCGGACTGCTCGGACGCAGTGACTCTAACGGTCCCCCGGATGGGGCTGCGGGTAGCGTGTCGTTCTTCTTCGTAGAGCTGTGAGGCGTCCTGATGCAACGAACGACCCGCTGGTCGGCCGCGTTTGCGGCCGTGGCGCTGTGCGCCGGACTGGCCGGGTGCGGATCCGGACACTCGGCGTCGGGGGGCCCGGCGGTCACCGCCGCCCCCCGACCCACCAGCACCGCCGTGATCCCGCCGACCACCTACCCCGACCCGTTCACCGGCGCCCGGGACGCCGCCGGTCAGATGCCCGCGTTCGCGCAGTCGCTGGCCACCGGCCTGGACGCCGCCGCGAGCACCTCCGGCGACCCGGGCTCGCGGGCTGCCGGGGTGCGCGCCCGGCTCACCCAGTTGTTCGTCGAGCACGTGTATCTGGAGGGCATGCTCGCCGCTGCGGTGAACTACAAGGGTGAGAACGACGCGCTGACCAAGACCGTGCAGACCGCGGTGGACGCCAACGCCAAGGCGCTGGCCAAGGTGCTCAGCTCGCTCGGCGTGACGCCGTCCGGCGCCGCCACGTCGGCCCCGGTGCCGACCCCGGCGGCCACCGACGCCGGTGACAGCACCGATGACAACGGCGACCGCACCAGTTCCGATTTCCTCACCGGCTGGCGGGCGCACGATGCCGACCTGCTCGACTTCGCGGTGGCCGCCAAGGAGCGGATCAAAGCCGACGAGGACCACGTCCGCGACAATCTCGGCGACTGGTCATTGGCCACCTCACACGCGCTGAAGTCCCTGGCCGGCGGCAAACTACGGTCCAGCGATGTGCGTTATGTGCTCGACAAGTACACCGAGGCGCTGACCGACGCGATGGAATCGCTGGCCAAGCAGAACGACAAGGGCTATGACCAGCTGCGCAAGGCCGCCGCGAACGCCGAGACGGTGGCGGCCACGCTGGCCCGTGGGTTCACCCGCCGGGATGCGGCCAACGGCAACAGTGATGACGACGCGTCCGCCTTGCGGGGCCGGGAGACCTACCTGCTCACCGAGCACGTCTGGCTCACCGACACCGAGGTGATGGCCGCCTGGACGCACATCAAGGACGGCGCCGAGACCTCCGCCGATGCGAAGGCCGCCGCGCTGGCGCTGGATGACAACTCCAAGGATCTCGCCGCGAGCCTGTCCGACGTGGCCAGCCCCCGTCAGCAGTTCACCTTCCTCACCGGTTGGCGCACCCAGGTAAACACCGTGCTGGACTACACGGCGGCGGTGCGCGCCGCGGACACGCGCCGGGCGGATGCGCAGGTGGCCGCGATGGATGCCTACCGGAACACGGCTGGGTCGTTCTTCGCCGAGATCACCGACCAGAAGCTGAGCGCGTCCACGGTGGCGGTCGCCCTGTCCAACCTCATTGCCACGCTCACCGGGTCCATCCAGGCCCTTGCCGCGGCCCTGCTGCCCGCCGCGGGGACGTGAGGCCGGGTCCAGCGATCGCCGCCGGACCAATCCCGCGGGCATGGTGGGCCGAATATCGGACGTATACAGGCGTAGCGCCGGCGAGGGAGCAAGAACGATGGTCAGAGCTGCAGCCCCGCTGCGCGCCGTTGTGTCCGGCCCGTCGGTGGCCGCCCCGGTGGAGCGCCTCGAGGATTTGCTGGAGAAGGTGGCCCGCGGCGACCACGCCGCGTTCACCGAGATCTTCAACCGGGTGTCCGGCCCGGTGCACGGCCTGGTCCGCCGCGTGCTGCGCGATCCTGCGCAGTCCGAGGAGGTCACCCAAGAAGTGTTGATCAACGTCTGGCGCTCGGCTGCCCGGTTCGACCCGGCGAAGGGCAGCGCCATGGCCTGGATCATGACCATGGCCCACCGCCGCGCGGTGGACCGGGTCCGCTCCGAGCAGTCAGCCGCCGATCGGGCGCGGCGGGTCGGCAGCCGCCAGACGAACACTGCTTTCGATGAGGTGGCGGAGACCGTGGAGATCCGGCTCGAGCGCGAAGCGGTACGCCGCTGCCTCGGGTCGCTGACCGATCTGCAGCGCAACTCGATCGAGTTGGCCTTTTACAGCGGCAACAGCTACCGCGAGGTCGCCGAGCTGCTGGATGTGCCGTTGGGCACCGTGAAGACGCGGATGCGCGACGGCCTGATTCGGCTGCGCGACTGCCTGGGGGTGACGGCGTGACGGATCTGCATGCGTTGTCCGGCGCGTACGTCCTCGGGGCGTTGGACGCCGGTGAGCAGGCCGAGTTCGAAACTCACCTGCGGTCCTGCAGCTCGTGCCGGGTGGAGGTCCGCGAGCTGCGGGAAACCACGGCACTGCTCGGCATCGCGGCTGCCCAACCGGCGCCCCCCGCGCTGCGCGCCGCAGTACTGGACGAGATCGGCCGGACCCGTCAGCTACCGCCGCTGGTGGTCTCGCTGCAGGCCCGGACCCGTGGACCCGGCTTTGCGTTGCGCCGGTGGGGATTGACCGCCGCCGCCTGCCTGGCCGTGCTCACTCTGGGGCTGGGTGCCTACGCCAGTCATCTGCGGCAGGAGAACTCCGACCTGCACCAACGCGGTGATCAGATCTCCGCGCTGCAGACGGCTGCCGACGCCCGGACGGTCATCGCCTCCGCCGGCGGGGCGACCGCCACGGTCACCCTGTCCCGATCGGCCGGCGAGATGGAATTCCTGTCCAACGGCCTGCTCATGCACTCCGGGCGGACTTACCAGCTGTGGTTGATCGGCCCGAACGGCCCACGCTCGGCGGGCATCTTCACCACCGACAACGGAAAGCACGCCCCGCGACTGTTCTCCGGCCCCGGTGACGCCACCGTTCTGGCGGTGACCGAGGAGCCCGCGGGCGGCTCTGCGCAGCCGACCACGCAGCCGATTCTCACGTTGCCATTGCCCACGGTGTGAAGTGGACGTCCCCTCCACGTTTGGGTGAATTCGTGTCGCGGTACGGCGCGGAAACGCAACAATCCATCCGTGCCCGCGACCATGGTGCACAACGCAATGACGCAACCGGGAACAACGACGGTCCCGGCATCCGAGGAGACGCACGACGATGTGCCCCCATGAGCCCCACTGCCCTTCGGCCGACGCGCATGACCGCGAGGCCGCCCACACCATCGCCACTCACCCGGAGCAGGGCTGGAGTCTGCTGTGCAACGGCGTGGTCCTGTTCGAGGACAACGGCGAGATTCTGCCGAGCGGCGTGGTGATTCCCGGTCATCGCCCCAGCGATCGCCGGTTCGCCGTCGCCTGAGCGATTCGGCCGTCTTGGGGCCACTGGGCGGACCATAATCCGTTCGATGTTCCGCTACGAGGGACGCCGGGACGCGGACGACAGTGACACTGACCAGCGCGGTAGCGGTCGCGCGGTCGGCTGATCAGCCGGTACGACGCGCGGCGCGGCGGGCAGCGAGCTCATCGGAGTGCTCGTCATCGTCGGCCGGACGCTCGCCCGGCAGTTCGGCCAGCGAACCCTCGACCTCACGCCACACCTTGCCGACGGCGATACCGAACACGCCCTGACCACCGGCCAGGATGTCGACCACCTCACCCGGCGAGGCGCACTCGTAGACGGTGGCGCCGTCGGAAACCAGGGTCAACGTAGCCAACTCGGCGATGCCTCGGTGGCGCAGGTAACCGACCGCCTGCCGAATCTGCTGCAACGAGATGCCGGCGTCCAACAGGCGCTTGACGATCTTGAGCACCAGGATGTCGCGGAACCCGTACAGCCGCTGGGTGCCCGAGCCGTGGGCGGGCCGAATACTCGGCTCCACCAGACCGGTGCGCGCCCAATAGTCCAGCTGTCGATAGGTGATGCCTGCCGCCGAACAGGCGGTCGGCCCGCGGTAGCCCACATCATCGGGCAGCGTGGTGACCTCCGGCTCGAACAGCAAGCCCTGCTCGCCCTTGGCCAGCATGGCGTGCTGGTCGGACGTGCCGTGCTCGTTCACCACGACCTCCAGGTGTTGACGAACCCAATGACGGGTGCGTCGCAAGCGGCTGCGCATATCAGCAATCACCGCGACCTCCTGGCCCCGACGCCCCGGTGGTGGATCCACCGGCGTTGCTCGGAGTCTGCCCAGACGACGTGGTAATTACACGGACGAATTTCTCTTGTCCACCGACGTTAGGCCGGGCCCTGTGGATCGTCAACGCAACTCGCCGGGCACGCAGCGCGCTGGAGTGACTGGAGTGACAAACGTGATGAAAGGGGCCTTTTGTCCGGCCTAGCCGGTAGTCCCGAAATCCTCCGGCGTGATGGTGTCCAGGAACTCCCGGAACTTCTCCACCTCGTCCTCTTGTTCGTCCGGGATGGCGATGCCGGCCTCGTCGAGCACCTCGGCCGCGCCGAAAATCGGTGTGCCGGTGCGCAGCGCCAACGCGATCGCGTCGGACGGTCGGGCGCTGACCTCCACGCCCCCGCCGAAGATCAATTCGGCGTAGAACACCCCGTCGCGCAGCCCGGTGATGCGCACCTGCTGCAGCTCCTGACCCAGGGCAGCCAGCACGTCGCGGAACAGGTCGTGAGTCATCGGCCGGGCAGGCACCACGCCCTGTTGCGCGAAGGCGATAGCAGTGGCCTCCACCGCGCCGATCCAGATCGGGAGGTATCGCTCCCCCGACACTTCCCGCAGCAGCACGATGGGCTGATTGGCGGGCATCTCCACGCGGACACCCACGACGTCGAGCTGATGGTTCACACCGGCAACAGTACCGGCAGCTCAGCCTCCGATGTCGCGTCGGACGCCGGCTCTCAGCAGAGCGGCGTGCAATTGCAGGAAGAGCTCGACCACCTCGTCCGCCTTAGCCCGGGCCGCGCTGAGTTCCTCGGCGTTGCGTGCCGCAGCGCGGGGCAGCGTGGCCTGTTCGATGACACCGACCTCGCGATCCGCCGCGCCCTTGAAAGCCCGCAGGTGACGGGGTTCCAGGCCGAACCGGGCGAGCTCGGCGACGATGCCCGCGATCGCCACGTCGTCAGCGCTGTAATGCCCGCCGCGGCGGCGGGCCAGCAAACCGGAGGCGTCCAGTTCGCTGAGCGCGGCCTCATTCAGACCGGTGGCGGCGAGCATCCCGGCCCGGTCCAGCCGTAGATCCGCCGGGGCGCCGTCCAGCGCGGCGAGATTGTCCTTGATCACTTTCAGCGGCAGGTACCGGTCGCGCTGCGCGGTGAGCACGTAGCGCAGACGGTCGACGTCGGCGCCGCGAAACTGGCGGTACCCGCTGGGCGTGCGGGCCGGCTCGATCAGGCCCTTGTCCTCCAGGAAGCGGATCTTGGAGATCGTCACATCCGGGAAGTCCGGCTGCAGCGCAGCCAGCACCTCGCCGATGGAAAAGAACCTTCCGGCCGCGGCCGGTGAGTTCACCTCGGGATCTCCGAACCGGCCGTCTCGCTGGCGGCGGCGAAGAAGACCAAGCGGTACTTGCCGATCTGCACCTCGTCGCCGCCGGAGAGCAGGGTTTCCTCGATCCGCTCGCGGTTCACGTAGGTGCCGTTGAGGCTGCCCACGTCGCGCACGCTGAAGCCGCCGGAGTCGGTGCGCTGGAACTGGGCGTGCCGGCGGGAAACGGTGACGTCATCGAGGAAGATGTCGCTGTCCGGGTGGCGGCCGGCCGTCGTGGAGTCGGCGTCCAACAAGAACCGGCTGCCCGACTCCGGCCCACGCTGCACGATGAGCAGCGCCGAGTCCGGGGGCAGCGCGTCCACCGCGGCCTGGTCGGCCGGCGAGAGCAGACCGGCCTCGGCATCGACCAGTTCCAGGCCGGAGATCTGAATGCTCGAGGTGACCTCGGCGCCGCCGCCACTCGCCGTGGCCAATGCGGTGCCGCAGCTCTCACAGAACCGAGCCTCCGGGCTCGCCTGGTGGCCGCACTGACTGCAGAAGGGCATGTGCCTTGTCCTCGCCTCGCGGCACCGATGCCCCGCCGCACCGGAAACCTCGACCGCAACCTTAGGTTGACCCGCACCGGGAAACCAGGTCGGGTCGGCGAGGCGCGCCGGTTAGAGATGCCCTTAGTGCTCCAGGCCATTGGCGTATTCCCCCGCGGAGAGCAGTTCGCCGACTGCGGCCGGATCACCGGGCGTCACGTCGAACATCCAGCCCTTGTCATAGGGGTCGGAATTGATCAGTTCCGGGGCGGTGACCACGGCCTCGTTGCGGGCCGCAACGACGCCGGAAACAGGGGCGTACAGGTCACTGACACTCTTGGTGGATTCCAGTTCCCCGCACGGTTCTCCCGCCGTGACCACCGCGCCCACCTCGGGCAGCGAGACGAACACGATGTCGCCGAGTTGCTCCTGCGCGTGGTCGGTGATGCCGACCCGCACGGAGCCGTCCGGTGCGGCCAGCGCCCACTCGTGCTCGGCGGTGTAGCTGCGGTCGGTGGGGTAGGTCATGACGGCTCTCTCACCTGGGATTTGGCACCTGGGATTTGGCACCTGGGATCTGGCGGATGGTCAGTTGCTGGGGGCGGATTGTATGGGTCGGGCGTACTGCTCGTTCTCGTTCGGGCGGGTCGCGTCGACCACCACCTGGTCGGCGGCGCTGACCGTGGGGGTTGCGCCACGCTCACCGAGCACCGCGAACACCCCACCGGGGATGCGCAGCGCCGGGTCGAGAGTATCCGGGTCGCCGATCACCTTGAGCACGTAGGGCGCGGTGACCAACTGGCTATCCACCCGCACACTGCCCGGCTCGGCGTCCACCAGTGCCGTGCTGGCCACCACCCGCACGTCGTTGATCTGCACGGCCTCGGCCCCGGCGTCGCGCAGTTCCTCCAGGGTGTCCAGCAGCACCGCAGCGTCGACCTTCTTCTGCGGGTCGGTGATGCGCAGGGTGATGCCGGGCCCGTGCGCGGGCACGGTGCCCGCGAGGATGCCCAGCACCGACTTGCGTCGGGACGCCTCGGTGAGCGCGGCCTTGGACGAATCGGTGCCCGACTGCAGTTCGGTGCGTCGCGCGTCCAGGTCGCGGATCTCGCTCTCCAGTCGGTCGGAGCGGTCGTTCAGGTCGTCCAGGATGCGAATCAGATCGCTCTGCCGGGCGCTGCGCAGCGTGCTGTCGCCGTTCTGCAATCGCACCTGCACCACCGCGAAGAAGCCCAACAGGCCGAGCAGCACGCCGATCCCCAGGCGGGTGGCGATCTTGGGTTTGGGTCGGCGACCCGGGCCGAACAGCGCGGTTAAACCGGTCGCTTTCCGCGGTTCGGGTGGCGGGGCTTTCGTGGGCACCGGCGCCGGCGGCGCGGGGCTGCGGGCAGGGGTGCCGAACCGCAGCGCGAGACCGTCCATCAGGACGGTCTCATCCTCCTCGACCTCCTCCCCAAGATCCTCTGACGCCTCCTCGGGTGGGCGCGCGACGTAGTCGAAGGAGGCGTCGAACGCGCCGACATCCTCCGGCTCCGAGCCCGACCCGCTCATCAGGCGGAAAGCAGATGGCGGCGGATGGCCGCGACGTTGGAGAAGATGCGGATGGACAGCACCACGATCACGCCCGTGGTCAGCTGCCCGCCGACGCCGAGTCGGTCGCCGATGAACACCACCAGCACGGCGACCAGCACGTTGGCGATGAACGAGACCACGAACACCTTGTCGCTGAAGATGCCGTCCAACATCGCGCGCGCTCCCCCGAACAGCGCGTCCAGGGCGGCCACCACCGCGATCGGCAGGTAGGGCTGCAACCAGAACGGCACCGAGGGTTTGAAGAACAACCCGAGTGCTACCCCCACGGCGAGGCCCAGGGCGGCGATCACTGGCCTGTTCCCTCCTCGGCCCGGCGCAGGGTCACGCCCGAGGCGCCGGGCAATGAGAGGTCCTGCTGCG is part of the Sporichthyaceae bacterium genome and encodes:
- a CDS encoding reductase, producing the protein CPGTHTSSDATTGAAVFTRRRPLATRLVINQQLTAAGSAKDVRGFEFALDDGCAYSVGDALGVWPRNDEAVVAEWLTVTGLDAEATVTLDDRRAMTLRTAATECLDIVRITPQLLRFVAERHSSRELHTLLRPDNKISLAQWLWGRQAMDLLAEFTVRADLEEWLGVLKPLTPRLYSISSSPLVAPERVALTVSAVRYQYSGRTRHGVCSTFLADRSQERPVQVFLQRSPNFRPPTVGDAAMIMIGPGTGVAPFRGFLQERRALGHTGRNWLFFGEQRSATDFYYRDELRAAHADGLLTRLSLAFSRDQRQKVYVQDLIRAAGAELWRWLADGASVYVCGDATRMAKDVHLALLDIARDHGRLGDGAEDWLSGLVATKRYRRDVY
- a CDS encoding lysophospholipid acyltransferase family protein; the protein is MLYRGMKVTLGPVLNVAYRPVVEGLEYVPTSGPGILAGNHVSFSDHFFVPLVIDRKVIYLAKADYFNRKGLAGRLTAGFFNAVGQKPVDRSSGRAGLAAIQTAVTVLAEANLLGIYPEGTRSPDGRLYRGRVGVARLWLQSRAPLLPCAVIGTDVVQPPGRRIPRIAPVSVRFGPPMDLERYAGRKRDALLFREVTDDIMKEIQKLSGQEYVNEYASTVKEKLAAGGV
- a CDS encoding sigma-70 family RNA polymerase sigma factor — protein: MVRAAAPLRAVVSGPSVAAPVERLEDLLEKVARGDHAAFTEIFNRVSGPVHGLVRRVLRDPAQSEEVTQEVLINVWRSAARFDPAKGSAMAWIMTMAHRRAVDRVRSEQSAADRARRVGSRQTNTAFDEVAETVEIRLEREAVRRCLGSLTDLQRNSIELAFYSGNSYREVAELLDVPLGTVKTRMRDGLIRLRDCLGVTA
- a CDS encoding anti-sigma factor; translated protein: MTDLHALSGAYVLGALDAGEQAEFETHLRSCSSCRVEVRELRETTALLGIAAAQPAPPALRAAVLDEIGRTRQLPPLVVSLQARTRGPGFALRRWGLTAAACLAVLTLGLGAYASHLRQENSDLHQRGDQISALQTAADARTVIASAGGATATVTLSRSAGEMEFLSNGLLMHSGRTYQLWLIGPNGPRSAGIFTTDNGKHAPRLFSGPGDATVLAVTEEPAGGSAQPTTQPILTLPLPTV
- a CDS encoding DUF5999 family protein; its protein translation is MCPHEPHCPSADAHDREAAHTIATHPEQGWSLLCNGVVLFEDNGEILPSGVVIPGHRPSDRRFAVA
- a CDS encoding MerR family transcriptional regulator codes for the protein MLAKGEQGLLFEPEVTTLPDDVGYRGPTACSAAGITYRQLDYWARTGLVEPSIRPAHGSGTQRLYGFRDILVLKIVKRLLDAGISLQQIRQAVGYLRHRGIAELATLTLVSDGATVYECASPGEVVDILAGGQGVFGIAVGKVWREVEGSLAELPGERPADDDEHSDELAARRAARRTG
- a CDS encoding bifunctional nuclease family protein encodes the protein MPANQPIVLLREVSGERYLPIWIGAVEATAIAFAQQGVVPARPMTHDLFRDVLAALGQELQQVRITGLRDGVFYAELIFGGGVEVSARPSDAIALALRTGTPIFGAAEVLDEAGIAIPDEQEDEVEKFREFLDTITPEDFGTTG
- a CDS encoding MerR family transcriptional regulator, with amino-acid sequence MNSPAAAGRFFSIGEVLAALQPDFPDVTISKIRFLEDKGLIEPARTPSGYRQFRGADVDRLRYVLTAQRDRYLPLKVIKDNLAALDGAPADLRLDRAGMLAATGLNEAALSELDASGLLARRRGGHYSADDVAIAGIVAELARFGLEPRHLRAFKGAADREVGVIEQATLPRAAARNAEELSAARAKADEVVELFLQLHAALLRAGVRRDIGG
- a CDS encoding FHA domain-containing protein, coding for MPFCSQCGHQASPEARFCESCGTALATASGGGAEVTSSIQISGLELVDAEAGLLSPADQAAVDALPPDSALLIVQRGPESGSRFLLDADSTTAGRHPDSDIFLDDVTVSRRHAQFQRTDSGGFSVRDVGSLNGTYVNRERIEETLLSGGDEVQIGKYRLVFFAAASETAGSEIPR
- the gcvH gene encoding glycine cleavage system protein GcvH, with translation MTYPTDRSYTAEHEWALAAPDGSVRVGITDHAQEQLGDIVFVSLPEVGAVVTAGEPCGELESTKSVSDLYAPVSGVVAARNEAVVTAPELINSDPYDKGWMFDVTPGDPAAVGELLSAGEYANGLEH
- a CDS encoding DUF881 domain-containing protein: MSGSGSEPEDVGAFDASFDYVARPPEEASEDLGEEVEEDETVLMDGLALRFGTPARSPAPPAPVPTKAPPPEPRKATGLTALFGPGRRPKPKIATRLGIGVLLGLLGFFAVVQVRLQNGDSTLRSARQSDLIRILDDLNDRSDRLESEIRDLDARRTELQSGTDSSKAALTEASRRKSVLGILAGTVPAHGPGITLRITDPQKKVDAAVLLDTLEELRDAGAEAVQINDVRVVASTALVDAEPGSVRVDSQLVTAPYVLKVIGDPDTLDPALRIPGGVFAVLGERGATPTVSAADQVVVDATRPNENEQYARPIQSAPSN
- a CDS encoding small basic family protein → MIAALGLAVGVALGLFFKPSVPFWLQPYLPIAVVAALDALFGGARAMLDGIFSDKVFVVSFIANVLVAVLVVFIGDRLGVGGQLTTGVIVVLSIRIFSNVAAIRRHLLSA